The following is a genomic window from Syntrophorhabdales bacterium.
CAAAAGACCTGATCTCCTCGTGGTTCTCCTCCGTGGTGGCAATCACTGATCCCAATCCTCCATGTTGCCCCCCGCGGAATTCCGGCACCTCAGCATGAAAACGAGCCAGTCTCAGCCCGACAGGCTCAAGCTCCCTGTAAATCAACCGTCCTTCAATTATGAGATTATGAAGCAGCTTCTCCTCGGGAACCTTCCTCATCTTCACCGCGTATTCGGCTGTTTCTGCACCAGCTCCTTTCAGCAAAGAATACGTGTTCTTCGTAGCGTAGATCGTGCTCACGCCCAGGTAAAAATCGGGAGCAAGCCGAGAATTGAGTCTCACTTCCTCGCGGCAGAAAAACCGCCTCCTCTCAAGCGATGTGAAATCGAGAAAGTCGAGTTTTACCGGCTTCTTGATCTTGTATACATGGCTATCGCCCACAAAGACATGGGAAATGTGGGTCTCGTGATGGGTAATGGTATTCGGCTTCTCGGGATAGCTCTCCGGATTAAGCAGAAACTCGATAAGCTTCGGATCAATCTCCATCGGTAAGCCCTGCACAAAGTGAGCAGTAAACAGCCGGAAGGTAACAGAAACACTATACAACAAAAAACCGCTGCGATGCAGCAGGAAAAATAGACTGCCTGCCGCCACTACCCGCAATGAACTTACTTCTCGTCGCTTGTTTGCTTTTTGCTCACTGCTCACATTGTAGTGTTGCACTGGGTTGACCCTCAATGTGCAATCATGGTATTACTGAGCCATGTTTCGGACAAGGATCTATTACCAGGACACCGATGCCGGCGGGGTCGTCTATTTTGCCAACTATCTCAAACTGTTTGAAAAGTCATGGTTCGAATACCTGGCATCACTCGGCATACTGCTTCCGGAGTGGGAAAAATTGGATACCTTTGTCCTCGTAAGAAAGGTGCTTCTCGACCTGCTTGACAAATCTCAATACGGAGACGAGCTGGAAGTGCATACGTCGGTCTCTGACATGAAGAATGCCCAGTTCACTCTTCTTCACGCGATTCATAAGAACGGAAAGATAATAACCCGCGGCGAAACATTGATGGTCTGCGTGGATGCCACAGGCAAACCAAAGCGCATT
Proteins encoded in this region:
- a CDS encoding thioesterase family protein — translated: MFRTRIYYQDTDAGGVVYFANYLKLFEKSWFEYLASLGILLPEWEKLDTFVLVRKVLLDLLDKSQYGDELEVHTSVSDMKNAQFTLLHAIHKNGKIITRGETLMVCVDATGKPKRIPDEFKNRLLHAKNVQ